Part of the Nitrospirae bacterium CG2_30_53_67 genome is shown below.
AAGAAAATCCTGTATGCGAATTTTCTTCTCGAGATTCAGCCGGAATGCGACTGCATGCCCGCAGCCGACGTGCCCGTCATCCAGGATATCGGCATCCTCATCTCAGACGACTTGGTGGCCGTGGATCAGGCCTCCCTGGACCTGCTCCGGGAAAGCCCGCCTCTTCCCGGATCCGCGGCAGAGGACAAGGGGATCAGGCCCGGAGAGGACATTATGCTCAAACTGCATCAAGTTGACGGACAAAAACAGATTGATTATGCCTTTGAACTCGGTTTGGGCAGCAAGGCATATACCCTCATCAAACGCTAAGTGAAAAAATAGGTAAATGAACAGAAAAACTTGACAAAGACACCAGAAACGTTATATAAATTTTTTTTGAAAGTATTTTTTATGTCATTTTTACAGTCAGAGGGCGTGATCATGCCTGCAACCATCCTGGTCGTAGATGACTCGGCAGACAATGTCGAAGTCTTGAATACCGTACTCAAGTACAACCAGTACCAGGTCCTCCCTGCATCCAATGGAGAGGAAGCCATCCGGACCGCCAAGGAGAACCAGCCGGATCTGATCCTGATGGACGTGATCATGCCCGGCATGGACGGCATCACCGCCTGCCGCGTCCTTCACCACGACGAAAAGACCAGGGGGATCCCGGTCATCATGATCACGGCCAAGAACGATCCTGAAGACCTGAAAATCGGACTTGAGGCCGGGGCCGTGGACTACGTGAGAAAACCTTTTGTGATTGTGGAACTGCTTGCGAGGGTCAACGCGGCGCTGCGCCTTAAACAGGCCCAGGACAAACTGGTGGAACAGGAAAAAAAGCTTGCCATTATGGAACTGGCCGGGGCCGCAGCCCACGAACTGAACCAGCCCTTGACGGTCATCAATTGCCAGATTAAACTCCTCGAAGAATCCTTGGAACCGCTAAAAGAAAAACCGAGCCGGGAAATTGAAATTATTCATGAGTCCGTGGCCAGGATGACCGAGATTATCCGGAAGATCGGGAACATCACCGAGTACAAAACCAAGGAATATGTGCTGGGTGACAAGATCATCGATCTGGAACAGGCCAGCGAGGATGAGGAATAACCCCCGTTGCATTCTAAAAAATCCTCTTCCAACCGCTTGACCATTCAGTTTCCTCTCTTTTCTCTTGACATAAAAAATTCAAACATTTACTTTATTAATTGAATCTGAGTTGTATTTTTTTGATGGGGTGATATGGAACTGACACGTGCAGCAGACTACGCCCTGAGAGGGGTCTTATACCTCTCTCTCCAACCCGAGAATAACATCTGCATCATCAGTGAGATTGCCGAACGAATGGATATCCCTGAAGGTTTCTTGGCCCGGATCTTTCAAATCCTCGGAAAAAGCGGAATCATACGGTCCCACCGCGGGAAGAAGGGCGGGTTCTCTTTGGCCAAACTCCCTGAACAGATCCATATGAAAGAAGTCATTGAAGCCATGGAAGGCCCCCTTTACCTGAACCGGTGCCTGTCGGATTTCGGCGACTGTAGTCGAAAGGAACTCTGTTCACTTCACGAGGTCTGGGTTGATGTGCAAGAAACCGCGATAAAAACCTTGGAAGGGACCCACTTCGATCAACTGGCAAAAAGAACCGCTGAGAAGCTCGCCGGCAAGGGATAGATGACCCATCTTCTGAAGCCCGTTTCTCTCTTTGCCTCCAAGAGAAAAAACAAAATGGAGTTGTCTGATGCAGATCATCCGGGACCTTGATCGACTCAATAAAACGTTTCCTTATCCTGTGGTCACCCTCGGGAACTATGACGGCGTCCATCTCGGCCACCAGCAAATTTTCCGAAAGGTCATCGAAAGCGCCCGCCGTCATAACGGCGCCGCCGTCATCTTCACCTTCGAGCCCCATCCGCTTCAGGTTCTTTCCCCCTCCACCTGCCCCCCGCTTCTGAATACCTTCCGCCGGAAAATGGAACTCTTTGAGTCTTTCGGCATTGATCTGGTCATATGCGCCGAGTTTACCCGTGATTTCGCATCCATCTCCCCGGAAGATTTCGTGAAGGAGATCCTTGTGGAGAAGATCGGCGTGAAAGAAATCTTCGTGGGTTATGATTACGCATTCGGAAGGGGCAAGCAGGGCACCACAGAGGCCCTCATCCGGATGGGCGGGCAATATCATTTCAAGGCCTTGATCGTTGAGGCCTATACCCTAAACGGCGAGGTCGTGAGCGCCACACGCATCCGTGAACTGGTCCAGGAAGGAAAGATGGAGGATACGGCAAG
Proteins encoded:
- a CDS encoding riboflavin biosynthesis protein RibF, whose amino-acid sequence is MQIIRDLDRLNKTFPYPVVTLGNYDGVHLGHQQIFRKVIESARRHNGAAVIFTFEPHPLQVLSPSTCPPLLNTFRRKMELFESFGIDLVICAEFTRDFASISPEDFVKEILVEKIGVKEIFVGYDYAFGRGKQGTTEALIRMGGQYHFKALIVEAYTLNGEVVSATRIRELVQEGKMEDTARMLGRLYATEGIVVPGDHRGKSLGFPTANIEPHNQIYPKPGVYAVQVEHRGRRLNGVVNIGTHPTFGEGKTTIEVHISDFHEEIYGQFVRILYAKRIRDEIAFKNKEELIRRIQKDIEAAEKIFKIIKTQGAHP